One window of the Rhipicephalus sanguineus isolate Rsan-2018 chromosome 2, BIME_Rsan_1.4, whole genome shotgun sequence genome contains the following:
- the LOC119382590 gene encoding microtubule-associated protein Jupiter isoform X1 yields MAPVYDFRHVELDKIGRGKRVIKPPGGDDSDIFGVRSPQAQSSAEPSTPRRVKNYQQSSIFTPSEEDLTPTTPSSGASTPTRRRMSDNSQERLFGAEDVPTPRRVVDRMKSNIFSELDSPAPQAPAPASASKKFVSRNPITGDVYHVKQNGHGGMNGYSSNGSTSPVDSPPNGHVQYAPGGRPSGGF; encoded by the exons GGTGATCAAGCCCCCCGGCGGCGACGACAGTGACATCTTCGGCGTGCGCTCGCCGCAGGCGCAGTCGAGCGCCGAGCCGAGCACGCCGCGCAGGGTCAAGAACTACCAGCAGTCGTCCATCTTCACGCCCTCCGAGGAGGACTTGACGCCGACGACGCCCTCTAGCGGCGCCAGCACGCCCACGCGGCGCCGCATGAGCGACAACAGCCAGGAGCGCCTGTTCGGCGCCGAGGACGTGCCCACCCCACGGCGCGTCGTCGACCGCATGAAGTCCAACATCTTCAGCGAGCTCGACTCGCCCGCGCCACAGGCCCCCGCCCCGGCATCGGCCTCCAAGAAGTTCG TGTCCCGCAACCCGATCACAGGCGACGTGTACCATGTCAAGCAAAATGGCCACGGCGGCATGA ACGGGTACAGCAGCAACGGATCCACTTCACCCGTGGACTCGCCGCCCAACGGCCACGTGCAGTACGCTCCCGGAGGCAGGCCGTCGGGAGGCTTCTGA
- the LOC119382590 gene encoding microtubule-associated protein Jupiter isoform X2, whose translation MAANHIRVIKPPGGDDSDIFGVRSPQAQSSAEPSTPRRVKNYQQSSIFTPSEEDLTPTTPSSGASTPTRRRMSDNSQERLFGAEDVPTPRRVVDRMKSNIFSELDSPAPQAPAPASASKKFVSRNPITGDVYHVKQNGHGGMNGYSSNGSTSPVDSPPNGHVQYAPGGRPSGGF comes from the exons GGTGATCAAGCCCCCCGGCGGCGACGACAGTGACATCTTCGGCGTGCGCTCGCCGCAGGCGCAGTCGAGCGCCGAGCCGAGCACGCCGCGCAGGGTCAAGAACTACCAGCAGTCGTCCATCTTCACGCCCTCCGAGGAGGACTTGACGCCGACGACGCCCTCTAGCGGCGCCAGCACGCCCACGCGGCGCCGCATGAGCGACAACAGCCAGGAGCGCCTGTTCGGCGCCGAGGACGTGCCCACCCCACGGCGCGTCGTCGACCGCATGAAGTCCAACATCTTCAGCGAGCTCGACTCGCCCGCGCCACAGGCCCCCGCCCCGGCATCGGCCTCCAAGAAGTTCG TGTCCCGCAACCCGATCACAGGCGACGTGTACCATGTCAAGCAAAATGGCCACGGCGGCATGA ACGGGTACAGCAGCAACGGATCCACTTCACCCGTGGACTCGCCGCCCAACGGCCACGTGCAGTACGCTCCCGGAGGCAGGCCGTCGGGAGGCTTCTGA